A stretch of Strix aluco isolate bStrAlu1 chromosome 16, bStrAlu1.hap1, whole genome shotgun sequence DNA encodes these proteins:
- the SCGB1C1 gene encoding secretoglobin family 1C member 1 isoform X1: MKLTAALLITMVLCSSLGAGSAHDVVPSFLLTLLEGSAEQVYAGLISQYNVDDVTGAALGALKECIDELSPAHVKALVDLLVTHSFYYDRNCLEPCSLVPASGPRAPKYFNLSTPWPQLWLHTSTKLLNALRDGYTKAGLYNRFSCWLEFMAMLTPPAEAAPASCRCVFRDGAKIRLGVRDTLALCQRSHLASTRR, translated from the coding sequence GAGCTGGCTCTGCCCATGATGTTGTCCCCAGTTTTCTTCTGACACTGCTTGAAGGCTCCGCGGAACAGGTCTACGCTGGGCTGATCTCTCAGTACAACGTCGACGATGTGACCGGAGCCGCTTTGGGAGCGTTAAAGGAATGTATCGATGAGCTTTCTCCTGCGCACGTAAAGGCCCTCGTCGATCTGCTGGTAACTCACTCGTTTTATTATGATCGTAACTGTCTAGAACCGTGCAGCCTTGTACCAGCTTCTGGACCAAGAGCACCCAAATACTTTAACTTAAGCACCCCTTGGCCTCAGCTTTGGTTGCACACCAGCACAAAGCTCCTAAATGCTTTGAGAGATGGTTACACAAAAGCTGGTCTCTACAACCGGTTTTCTTGCTGGCTAGAATTTATGGCGATGTTAACTCCCCCCGCGGAAGCAGCGCCTGCTTCATGCAGGTGTGTTTTTAGGGACGGAGCCAAGATCAGACTCGGGGTACGTGACACACTCGCTCTTTGCCAGCGTTCGCACCTGGCGAGCACCCGCAGGTGA